A single window of Archangium gephyra DNA harbors:
- a CDS encoding acyl-CoA dehydrogenase family protein translates to MDFQLTESQRALQEMARKFAREVIRPKAAHHDETSQFPREVIMSAWENGLLNMAIPEAYGGLGMSHVDQLLAYEELAWGCAGMATSITANDLANLPIIVGASEEQKQRLLKPFTEKFKLASFCLTEPEAGSDVANMSTTAVRDGDHYVLNGSKCFITNGGHADQYTVFATMDKSKKHKGITCFVVEGRPKGLSVGKHENKMGQRASDTVALTFEDVRVPVANRIGEEGEGWRIAMETLDNSRPITAILSVGIARAALEHSLEYSAQRKTFGKPIREHQGIQFMLADMAMNTQAARLLCHQSAWLLDQGQRASLQSSYAKCFAADMAMKVATDAVQVYGGYGYIKEYPVEKLMRDAKLIQIYEGTSQVQRLVIARELFK, encoded by the coding sequence ATGGACTTCCAGCTCACTGAATCCCAGCGCGCCCTGCAGGAGATGGCGCGCAAGTTCGCCCGCGAGGTGATCCGCCCCAAGGCGGCGCACCACGATGAGACCTCCCAGTTCCCCCGGGAGGTCATCATGTCGGCCTGGGAGAATGGCCTGCTGAACATGGCCATTCCCGAGGCGTACGGCGGCCTGGGCATGTCGCACGTGGATCAGCTGCTGGCGTACGAGGAGCTGGCCTGGGGCTGCGCGGGCATGGCCACCTCCATCACGGCCAATGACCTGGCCAACCTGCCCATCATCGTGGGCGCCAGCGAGGAGCAGAAGCAGCGCCTGCTCAAGCCCTTCACCGAGAAGTTCAAGCTGGCCTCCTTCTGCCTCACCGAGCCGGAGGCGGGCTCGGACGTGGCCAACATGAGCACCACGGCCGTGCGGGACGGCGACCACTACGTGCTCAACGGCTCCAAGTGCTTCATCACCAACGGCGGCCACGCGGACCAGTACACCGTGTTCGCCACGATGGATAAGTCCAAGAAGCACAAGGGCATTACGTGCTTCGTGGTGGAGGGCCGTCCCAAGGGCCTGTCCGTGGGCAAGCACGAGAACAAGATGGGCCAGCGCGCCAGCGACACCGTGGCGCTCACCTTCGAGGACGTGCGCGTCCCGGTGGCCAACCGCATCGGCGAGGAGGGCGAGGGCTGGCGCATCGCCATGGAGACGCTGGACAACAGCCGTCCCATCACCGCCATCCTCTCGGTGGGCATCGCCCGCGCCGCGCTCGAGCACTCGCTGGAGTACTCCGCCCAGCGCAAGACGTTCGGCAAGCCCATCCGCGAGCACCAGGGCATCCAGTTCATGCTCGCCGACATGGCCATGAACACCCAGGCCGCGCGCCTGCTGTGCCACCAGAGCGCGTGGCTGTTGGACCAGGGTCAGCGCGCCTCCCTGCAGTCCTCCTACGCCAAGTGCTTCGCCGCCGACATGGCCATGAAGGTCGCCACCGACGCCGTGCAGGTCTACGGCGGCTACGGCTACATCAAGGAGTACCCGGTGGAGAAGCTGATGCGCGACGCCAAGCTCATTCAAATCTACGAGGGCACCAGCCAG
- the fsa gene encoding fructose-6-phosphate aldolase: MKFFIDTADVAEIRKAHDMGVLDGVTTNPSLLAKVGRGLEETIREICSIVDGPVSAECVSLEAPELIKEGRGLAKIHDNVVVKIPMGVEGMKAVKALTAEGIRTNVTLCFSANQALLSAKAGATYISPFVGRLDDISQDGMELIAHIIEIYQNYDFTTQVLVASIRNPVHVLQAARMGAHVATLPYSVITQLANHPLTDIGIKKFLADWEKVPKSAKP; the protein is encoded by the coding sequence ATGAAGTTCTTCATCGATACCGCCGACGTCGCGGAGATTCGCAAGGCCCACGACATGGGCGTGCTGGATGGCGTCACCACCAACCCGTCGCTGCTGGCCAAGGTGGGCCGTGGCCTCGAGGAGACCATCCGTGAAATCTGCTCCATCGTGGATGGCCCCGTGAGCGCCGAGTGCGTCTCGCTCGAGGCTCCCGAGCTCATCAAGGAGGGCCGCGGGCTGGCCAAGATCCACGACAACGTCGTGGTGAAGATTCCCATGGGCGTGGAGGGCATGAAGGCCGTCAAGGCGCTCACCGCCGAGGGCATCCGCACCAACGTGACCCTCTGCTTCTCGGCCAACCAGGCGCTGCTGTCCGCCAAGGCCGGCGCCACCTACATCTCGCCCTTCGTGGGCCGCCTGGATGACATCTCCCAGGACGGCATGGAGCTCATCGCCCACATCATCGAGATCTACCAGAACTACGACTTCACCACGCAGGTGCTGGTGGCCAGCATCCGCAACCCCGTCCACGTGCTCCAGGCCGCTCGCATGGGCGCCCACGTGGCCACGCTCCCCTACAGCGTCATCACCCAGCTGGCCAACCATCCGCTGACCGACATTGGCATCAAGAAGTTCCTCGCCGACTGGGAGAAGGTCCCCAAGTCCGCCAAGCCGTAG